One Spiribacter halobius DNA segment encodes these proteins:
- a CDS encoding S49 family peptidase: MNEDEHWERQTLRDIALEGVKERRRARRWGLVFKALILIYLFTLLFYSPVLDWLAGDDDGPGRHTAAVDVTGPIMTDSPASAETVIRSLERAFEAPEVAGVILRINSPGGSPVQSGRINDALKRLRESHPDIPVHAVAGDLMTSGAYYIAAGADRIFADKASLVGSIGVIMGGFGFTESLDKLGVERRLYTAGDNKAFLDPFSAEDEDQVAHAQEMLGEIHQQFIDVVRAGRGERLNREREEEIFSGLIWTGERGLALGLVDDLAGPQDVAREVIGAEEIIDYTVQPGLFERITDRLGIALGRELASRLGLGTPQLR, from the coding sequence ATGAACGAGGACGAGCACTGGGAGCGGCAGACGCTGCGGGATATAGCGCTCGAGGGCGTGAAGGAGCGCCGGCGGGCGCGGCGCTGGGGGCTCGTGTTCAAGGCCCTGATCCTGATCTATCTGTTCACGCTGCTCTTCTATTCGCCGGTACTCGACTGGCTCGCTGGCGATGATGACGGGCCGGGGCGGCATACCGCCGCCGTGGACGTCACCGGGCCCATCATGACCGACAGCCCGGCCAGCGCCGAGACCGTGATCCGGAGCCTGGAGCGGGCGTTCGAGGCCCCCGAGGTGGCCGGCGTGATCCTGCGCATCAACAGCCCCGGCGGTTCGCCGGTGCAGTCCGGGCGGATCAACGACGCCCTCAAGCGGCTGCGGGAAAGCCACCCGGATATCCCCGTGCATGCCGTTGCCGGGGACCTCATGACCTCCGGAGCCTACTACATCGCCGCCGGGGCCGACCGAATCTTTGCCGACAAGGCCTCCCTTGTCGGGTCCATCGGCGTGATCATGGGCGGTTTCGGCTTCACCGAGAGCCTGGACAAGCTTGGCGTGGAGCGCCGTTTGTACACCGCCGGCGACAACAAGGCCTTTCTCGATCCCTTCTCCGCCGAGGATGAGGACCAGGTGGCCCACGCTCAGGAGATGCTCGGCGAGATCCACCAGCAGTTCATCGACGTGGTGCGTGCCGGCCGTGGCGAGCGGCTGAATCGCGAGCGCGAGGAGGAGATCTTCAGCGGCCTGATCTGGACCGGCGAGCGCGGCCTCGCCCTCGGTCTGGTCGATGACCTGGCCGGCCCCCAGGACGTCGCCCGGGAGGTCATCGGCGCCGAGGAAATCATCGACTACACCGTCCAGCCCGGCCTGTTCGAGCGCATCACCGACCGCCTCGGCATCGCCCTCGGCCGCGAGCTCGCCAGCCGTCTTGGACTCGGCACGCCCCAGCTCCGGTGA
- a CDS encoding Maf family protein — MAVRIVLASSSPYRAELLARLGLVFASDAPEIDESRHAGEAAPDYVERLAREKAAAVAARHPGALVIGSDQCSERGGEILGKPHTAERAVEQLSAAAGGVVTLWTGVALLDGRRGTTEARVVPFRVHFRALSRHAIERYVARDQPLDCAGAFRAEGLGITLFERLEGDDPNALIGLPLIALTDLLHSAGVSLP, encoded by the coding sequence ATGGCCGTCAGAATCGTCCTCGCCTCCAGCTCGCCCTACCGCGCCGAGCTGCTCGCACGCCTCGGCCTGGTCTTTGCCAGCGATGCGCCGGAGATCGACGAGAGCCGCCATGCCGGCGAGGCCGCCCCCGACTACGTCGAGCGGCTGGCGCGCGAGAAGGCGGCCGCCGTGGCTGCGCGCCACCCCGGGGCGCTGGTGATCGGCTCGGACCAGTGCAGCGAGCGCGGCGGCGAGATCCTCGGCAAGCCGCACACGGCGGAACGCGCGGTGGAACAGCTGAGCGCAGCGGCCGGAGGCGTGGTCACCCTCTGGACCGGGGTAGCGCTGCTCGATGGCCGGCGGGGCACCACCGAGGCCCGCGTCGTTCCCTTCCGGGTACACTTCCGGGCGCTTTCGCGCCATGCCATCGAGCGCTATGTCGCGAGAGACCAGCCCCTGGACTGCGCCGGCGCCTTCCGCGCCGAGGGCCTCGGCATCACCCTGTTCGAGCGCCTGGAGGGCGACGACCCCAACGCCCTCATCGGCCTGCCCCTCATCGCCCTCACCGACCTCCTCCACAGCGCCGGGGTTAGCCTGCCTTGA
- a CDS encoding RluA family pseudouridine synthase, producing the protein MPAVQHIEISQDLSGQRIDNYLMRVLKGVPRTRIYRLLRKGEVRVNGRRARPTYRLAAGDRLRLPPVRTGQGAVSSASDHVLERLRASILYEDEHVLVVDKPSGLAVHGGSGLAYGVVEALRQLRPEQPLLDLAHRLDRDTSGCLVLAKRRPALRALHALLRDGQVEKRYLALLHGDPGRQPRVVAEPLARRNGPGGETVMRVAADGKPSRTVFRALSRHAGWTLVEARLETGRMHQIRVHAAHIGHPVAMDPKYGDPEADQALRRLGLKRLFLHAAGLRFQLPGQAVIDVSAPLPPALHDVLRCLGENGDNREGAKGAKGE; encoded by the coding sequence ATGCCCGCCGTCCAGCACATCGAGATCTCACAGGACCTCTCCGGGCAGCGCATCGACAATTACCTGATGCGCGTGCTCAAGGGCGTTCCGCGCACGCGTATCTATCGACTGCTGCGCAAGGGGGAGGTGCGGGTCAACGGCCGCCGGGCCCGCCCCACGTATCGCCTTGCCGCCGGCGATCGGCTGCGCCTGCCGCCGGTGCGCACGGGGCAGGGGGCCGTCAGCTCGGCCTCGGATCATGTGCTGGAGCGCCTGCGCGCCTCGATACTCTACGAGGACGAGCACGTGCTGGTGGTGGACAAGCCATCGGGGCTTGCCGTCCATGGCGGCTCGGGCCTCGCCTATGGCGTCGTGGAGGCGCTGCGGCAGCTGCGACCGGAGCAGCCGTTGCTGGATCTGGCACACCGCCTGGACCGTGATACCAGTGGCTGCCTCGTCCTCGCCAAGCGCCGCCCGGCGTTGCGCGCCCTGCACGCGCTGCTGCGTGACGGCCAGGTGGAGAAGCGGTATCTGGCCCTGCTGCATGGCGATCCGGGCCGGCAGCCCCGGGTGGTGGCCGAACCGCTGGCGCGGCGCAACGGCCCCGGCGGCGAGACCGTCATGCGCGTCGCTGCCGACGGCAAGCCTTCGCGCACGGTGTTCCGCGCCCTGAGTCGGCATGCGGGCTGGACCCTGGTGGAAGCCCGGCTGGAGACGGGGCGTATGCACCAGATCCGCGTCCATGCCGCGCACATTGGCCACCCGGTGGCCATGGACCCGAAGTACGGCGACCCCGAGGCCGACCAGGCGCTGCGGCGGCTTGGCCTGAAGCGCCTGTTCCTGCACGCCGCCGGCCTGCGCTTCCAGCTCCCCGGCCAGGCAGTGATCGACGTCTCGGCGCCGCTGCCTCCGGCACTCCATGATGTGCTTCGTTGTCTCGGGGAGAACGGGGACAACCGCGAAGGCGCAAAGGGCGCGAAGGGAGAATAG
- the plsX gene encoding phosphate acyltransferase PlsX, which produces MGQACTLTLDAMGGDHGPGVTVPAALAALRRHPDVRLVLVGDGAVLEQALAAAGGRLDERLSIRHTGQVVEMDESPSQALRYKKDSSMRVAIDLVKDGIADACVSAGNTGALMATARYVLKTLPGIDRPAICTTIPCIGGRFRMLDLGANVDCTAEHLFQFAVMGSVLTEASGDATAPRIGLLNLGEEEIKGNDQVKHAAQLLQGSDLNYVGYVEGDRMYQGVADVVVCDGFTGNVALKSSEGVAAVISHYLREEFQRNLLTRLAGLVALPVLRSLRRRLDPRRYNGASLLGLRGVVVKSHGGADAVAFEEAIEVGILEARKSVPTLIDERLGTLFAEEARS; this is translated from the coding sequence ATGGGCCAAGCCTGCACACTGACCCTCGACGCCATGGGCGGCGACCACGGCCCGGGCGTAACCGTGCCGGCGGCGCTGGCGGCGTTGCGCCGGCATCCCGACGTTCGCCTCGTGCTCGTGGGCGACGGGGCGGTGCTGGAGCAGGCTCTGGCCGCAGCCGGCGGCCGTCTCGACGAGCGGCTGTCCATCCGCCACACCGGGCAGGTGGTGGAGATGGACGAGTCCCCGTCCCAGGCCCTGCGCTACAAGAAGGACTCCTCCATGCGGGTCGCCATCGACCTGGTGAAGGACGGCATCGCCGACGCCTGCGTCAGCGCGGGCAACACCGGGGCGCTGATGGCTACGGCCCGCTACGTCCTGAAGACCCTCCCGGGGATCGACCGGCCCGCGATCTGCACCACGATCCCCTGCATCGGCGGCCGCTTCCGCATGCTGGACCTGGGCGCGAACGTCGACTGCACGGCCGAGCACCTGTTCCAGTTCGCCGTGATGGGTTCGGTGCTCACCGAGGCCAGCGGCGACGCGACGGCGCCTCGCATCGGTCTGCTCAACCTCGGCGAGGAGGAGATCAAGGGCAACGACCAGGTCAAGCATGCGGCCCAGCTGCTCCAGGGCAGCGATCTCAATTATGTCGGCTACGTTGAAGGGGACCGCATGTACCAGGGCGTCGCCGACGTGGTGGTCTGCGACGGATTCACCGGCAACGTGGCGCTGAAGAGCAGCGAGGGCGTGGCGGCAGTGATCTCGCACTACCTGCGGGAGGAGTTCCAGCGCAACCTGCTGACGCGGCTCGCTGGCCTGGTGGCGCTGCCGGTGCTGCGCAGCCTCCGGCGCCGGCTGGATCCGCGGCGCTACAACGGTGCCAGCCTGCTCGGCCTGCGTGGCGTCGTGGTCAAGAGTCACGGCGGCGCCGATGCGGTGGCCTTCGAGGAGGCCATCGAGGTAGGCATCCTCGAGGCGCGCAAGTCGGTGCCGACGCTTATCGACGAGCGCCTCGGCACCCTGTTCGCGGAGGAGGCCCGCTCGTGA
- the rpmF gene encoding 50S ribosomal protein L32, whose product MAVQQNRKSPSKRGMRRSHDALSGPTLSVDRTTGETHRRHHISADGYYRGRKVTAGRDE is encoded by the coding sequence ATGGCCGTTCAGCAGAATCGCAAGTCTCCCTCGAAGCGTGGCATGCGTCGCAGTCACGATGCCCTCTCCGGGCCCACGCTGTCCGTGGACCGGACCACCGGCGAGACGCACCGCCGCCATCACATCTCGGCGGACGGCTACTACCGCGGCCGCAAGGTGACCGCCGGCCGGGACGAGTGA
- a CDS encoding YceD family protein, with protein sequence MREGVLPEWLDLRRLGAAGARLAGPVELAGLSRLRERLQTPAGEAEAEVRVAFDQGLKAVVSGHVRASVVMRCERCLGAVTVPVAGDFTLAVIEDEGAAEGLPAEEEPVLAPGGRLAVHALVEDELLLALPIVAFHDDSACDGGQRYFAPEGEAPPERESPFAALAELKRGRS encoded by the coding sequence ATGCGAGAAGGCGTGCTCCCGGAGTGGCTCGATCTGCGCCGCCTCGGCGCGGCGGGGGCCCGGCTAGCGGGGCCGGTGGAGCTGGCCGGGCTGTCGCGCTTGCGGGAGCGCCTGCAGACTCCCGCCGGCGAAGCGGAGGCCGAGGTCAGGGTGGCCTTCGACCAGGGCCTGAAGGCCGTGGTCAGCGGACACGTCCGGGCCAGCGTGGTGATGCGCTGCGAACGCTGCCTGGGGGCCGTAACGGTCCCTGTGGCTGGCGACTTCACCCTGGCCGTGATCGAGGACGAGGGCGCCGCGGAGGGGTTGCCCGCGGAGGAGGAGCCGGTGCTGGCTCCGGGCGGGCGGCTCGCCGTGCATGCCCTGGTGGAGGACGAGCTGCTGCTGGCACTGCCCATCGTGGCCTTCCACGACGACAGCGCCTGTGACGGCGGCCAGCGGTACTTCGCCCCTGAAGGTGAAGCGCCGCCGGAACGTGAGAGCCCTTTTGCCGCCCTCGCCGAACTCAAGCGCGGCCGGTCCTGA